One genomic segment of Brevibacillus laterosporus LMG 15441 includes these proteins:
- a CDS encoding ABC transporter substrate-binding protein: MRTSKRLPATLLSGLLVLALSACGQSATPDTPSDKKTPEAAPAKTQSKVVLDWTPNTNHTGLYVALEKGYYAEQGLDIEIVQPGMNGADTMVATGEIPFGVSYQEGVTQARTQNVPIVSLAAVIQHNTSGFASPVSKKILSPKDFEGKTYGGYGAPSEKAVLQSLMSLEKADINKLNMINVGEADYFTAVKRDIDFAWIFYAWTGIEAELRNEPINMIYVNKYSDKLDYYTPVLITNEKMIQEKPEIVKAFMAATSKGYQYAGKHPEEAASILLKHVPDLDEKLVKASQKWLSPRYQDDAPRWGEQKRDVWQGYSDWMVEHQLLEKPLDVDKAFTNDFLPKS, translated from the coding sequence TACACCAAGCGACAAAAAGACACCTGAAGCAGCCCCTGCCAAAACCCAAAGTAAGGTCGTCCTTGACTGGACACCTAATACCAATCACACCGGATTATATGTCGCTCTTGAAAAAGGCTACTACGCCGAGCAAGGGCTGGATATAGAGATCGTTCAGCCTGGCATGAACGGAGCTGATACCATGGTGGCCACCGGTGAAATTCCATTTGGAGTAAGCTATCAGGAGGGTGTCACGCAAGCACGAACTCAAAATGTCCCTATCGTATCGCTTGCCGCTGTCATTCAGCATAATACTTCTGGTTTTGCTTCACCAGTAAGCAAGAAGATTTTGTCTCCCAAAGATTTTGAAGGAAAAACCTACGGAGGCTATGGGGCTCCAAGTGAAAAAGCGGTTTTACAATCTCTGATGAGCTTAGAAAAAGCTGATATCAATAAGCTAAACATGATTAATGTAGGTGAAGCAGATTACTTTACTGCTGTAAAACGCGATATTGACTTCGCTTGGATTTTTTACGCGTGGACGGGCATTGAGGCAGAGCTGCGAAACGAGCCAATTAACATGATATACGTTAATAAATATTCGGATAAACTAGATTATTATACCCCTGTTCTCATTACGAATGAAAAAATGATTCAAGAAAAGCCAGAGATTGTTAAAGCCTTCATGGCAGCAACCTCCAAGGGATATCAATATGCTGGTAAGCATCCGGAAGAAGCGGCTAGCATCCTCCTTAAGCATGTTCCCGATTTGGATGAAAAATTGGTAAAAGCGAGCCAAAAATGGTTAAGTCCACGTTATCAGGATGATGCACCGCGTTGGGGAGAACAAAAACGCGATGTTTGGCAAGGCTACTCCGACTGGATGGTGGAACATCAGTTATTAGAAAAACCACTGGATGTCGACAAAGCATTTACCAACGACTTTTTACCGAAATCATAA
- a CDS encoding MTH1187 family thiamine-binding protein yields the protein MANALVSIQIIPTTPQGEGVIPFVDKAIEVISQSGVKYFVSPLETTMEGELEELLAIVKKMSDVMVEAGCPSVISQIKIYHRADGLASMDALTEKYRP from the coding sequence ATGGCAAATGCCTTAGTTAGCATTCAAATTATCCCTACCACCCCTCAAGGTGAGGGAGTCATTCCCTTTGTAGACAAAGCAATTGAAGTCATTTCGCAATCAGGAGTAAAATATTTCGTTAGCCCGTTAGAGACCACGATGGAAGGCGAGTTGGAAGAACTGCTTGCTATCGTAAAAAAGATGAGTGATGTAATGGTTGAGGCTGGTTGCCCGTCCGTAATCTCCCAAATCAAAATTTATCACCGTGCTGATGGGTTAGCTTCGATGGATGCATTGACGGAGAAATATCGTCCATGA
- a CDS encoding ABC transporter permease — MNNNRRLYKTGWPPVLAVFLFLFIWQLATFIWKPEAWFLPSPLAIFQEGWNQAPHLTQHLWATLQITLLGFAIGSTTGLILAFLLHVTPPVKAALYPLLILSQNIPTIILAPLLMIWFGFGLLPKMILITLVCFFPVTLSTMTGLAQTDPQIKRYMLMLGATRQQIFWKLELPHSLASMFSGLKISATYSVMGAVIAEWLGSQKGLGVYMLMAKASFRADRVFVTMFLIVIVSCLLFGLIRLLERWAFRWQSNKRD; from the coding sequence ATGAATAACAATCGTCGTCTATATAAAACAGGATGGCCGCCCGTTCTCGCGGTCTTCCTGTTTCTCTTTATATGGCAGCTTGCGACTTTTATCTGGAAACCCGAAGCGTGGTTTTTACCAAGTCCCCTTGCTATTTTCCAAGAAGGCTGGAATCAAGCGCCGCATCTTACACAACACCTATGGGCTACTTTACAAATCACCCTATTAGGCTTTGCAATTGGGAGTACAACGGGTCTTATTCTTGCCTTTTTATTACATGTAACTCCGCCTGTGAAGGCCGCCTTGTATCCATTACTCATCCTAAGCCAAAACATACCGACCATTATTTTAGCTCCTCTCTTGATGATCTGGTTTGGCTTTGGGTTATTGCCAAAAATGATTTTGATTACGCTGGTCTGCTTTTTTCCCGTCACTTTATCTACCATGACGGGACTGGCGCAAACCGATCCTCAAATCAAACGATATATGCTAATGCTTGGAGCAACTCGCCAACAAATTTTCTGGAAGCTAGAGTTACCTCATTCGCTTGCCTCCATGTTTTCTGGACTAAAAATCTCGGCAACCTACAGTGTGATGGGAGCCGTCATTGCTGAATGGTTAGGGTCGCAAAAAGGGTTAGGCGTCTACATGCTTATGGCAAAGGCTTCCTTTCGTGCTGATCGGGTTTTTGTCACGATGTTTCTTATTGTAATTGTCAGTTGCTTACTATTTGGCTTGATTCGTCTTTTAGAACGCTGGGCGTTCCGATGGCAATCGAATAAGCGAGACTAG
- a CDS encoding ABC transporter ATP-binding protein, whose amino-acid sequence MSNGIQTSHTMRLTTESNLASTSITTSTSSPPSALVVEQVSQSFTESGVTIDVLQQISLEVKKGEFVSLIGPSGSGKSTLFHIIGGLISPIHGSITIEGKQATGKTGHISYMPQSSSLLPWLTIEENVGLALEIEGVPRKETLKLAREWLPRVGLGGYEKAYPHMLSGGMQQRVAFLRALLSRQELICLDEPFGALDALSRTDMQNWLLSIWEKHKRSVLLITHSIDEAIFLSDRIYVLTAKPARIAATISVPFERPRQEKMLLSSEFLLVKEQILTLLRHS is encoded by the coding sequence GTGAGTAATGGAATTCAAACATCTCATACTATGAGGTTGACTACAGAAAGTAATCTAGCGTCTACTTCAATAACAACATCTACGTCTTCTCCCCCCTCTGCACTTGTCGTTGAACAAGTTTCCCAATCCTTTACAGAGTCGGGGGTCACTATTGATGTACTTCAGCAAATATCTTTAGAAGTAAAAAAAGGAGAGTTTGTTTCCTTAATCGGACCATCTGGAAGCGGAAAAAGCACGCTATTTCATATCATTGGCGGTCTTATATCACCAATACACGGGAGCATTACGATTGAAGGCAAACAGGCCACGGGCAAAACAGGTCATATTAGCTATATGCCGCAATCCTCTAGCTTACTTCCCTGGCTCACAATAGAGGAAAATGTGGGATTAGCCTTAGAAATAGAGGGTGTGCCTCGTAAAGAAACGCTAAAGCTGGCTCGGGAATGGCTCCCGCGGGTTGGTTTAGGCGGATATGAAAAAGCGTATCCCCACATGCTTTCAGGGGGAATGCAGCAAAGAGTCGCTTTCTTGCGCGCCTTGTTAAGCAGACAAGAACTCATCTGCTTGGACGAACCCTTTGGGGCCTTGGATGCACTTAGCCGTACTGACATGCAGAATTGGTTGTTATCCATTTGGGAAAAGCATAAACGCTCCGTTCTTTTAATAACACATAGCATTGATGAAGCTATCTTTTTATCCGATAGAATCTATGTGCTCACAGCAAAACCAGCTCGAATTGCTGCCACAATTTCTGTACCATTTGAACGACCGCGTCAGGAAAAAATGCTGCTATCTTCAGAGTTTCTCCTTGTGAAGGAACAAATCTTGACGTTGCTACGTCACTCATAG
- a CDS encoding isoprenylcysteine carboxyl methyltransferase family protein: MVAIFLLVIMIVIYQRCIELVIARRNARYIKQAGGYEVAAGHYKWIVSLHAVFFVSLIGEVLLHVSTVSIPFYFWPFCIFCLAQLLRIWSMRSLGYFWNTRIFVLEGKKPVVHGPYRYIRHPNYLVVLIEVGMLPVTFGAWKTAVIFTVAQAIILSVRITAEEEALQKAYKYEAWMKEKGRFIPLRKQKD; the protein is encoded by the coding sequence ATGGTAGCTATTTTTTTGCTGGTGATTATGATCGTGATTTACCAACGCTGTATTGAGCTGGTAATAGCAAGAAGAAATGCGCGGTATATAAAGCAAGCGGGGGGTTATGAGGTAGCTGCCGGACATTACAAGTGGATCGTGAGCTTACATGCTGTTTTTTTTGTCAGCTTGATTGGCGAGGTACTGCTTCATGTATCCACTGTTTCAATCCCGTTTTATTTTTGGCCGTTTTGCATATTTTGTCTCGCTCAGCTATTAAGAATCTGGAGCATGCGAAGCTTGGGGTATTTTTGGAATACAAGAATCTTTGTATTAGAAGGTAAAAAGCCAGTGGTACATGGCCCGTATCGTTACATCCGGCATCCAAACTATCTGGTCGTATTAATCGAGGTAGGAATGCTTCCCGTTACATTTGGTGCTTGGAAAACAGCAGTAATCTTTACAGTTGCTCAGGCCATCATATTAAGCGTGCGGATTACAGCAGAGGAGGAAGCATTGCAAAAGGCATATAAATATGAAGCGTGGATGAAGGAAAAAGGAAGATTCATTCCGCTGAGAAAACAAAAAGACTAA
- a CDS encoding type III polyketide synthase, producing MPRIVSIGTANPHYTITKQESKEFSRRFFQPHFSDIERLLQVFESAEIENRSFSTPLEWFEKPHDWAEKNQLYVQQALELSVRAIEQCLERAGVTAEAIDHVIMVSSTGIATPSLDALLFNRLPFRSNLKRTPVWGLGCAGGAAGLARGFAFAKAHPSERVLVCCVELCGLTFVHGDRSKSNLIATSLFADGAAAVLLYGDKQAVSDHVPAILSTHSTIWRDTVDVMGWDVREEGLRVVFSKDIPTLIKDKMKPEMESFLKREGRDYCSVDRIIAHPGGSKILQAYEQALQVPSDRLRHAKEVLRDHGNMSSCTVLFVLERELREEHQPGEIGLLLALGPGFSCEQVLLEW from the coding sequence ATGCCGCGAATTGTCTCAATCGGCACAGCAAATCCACATTATACTATTACGAAGCAAGAAAGCAAGGAATTCTCGCGTCGGTTCTTTCAACCGCATTTTTCTGATATCGAACGTCTGTTACAAGTATTTGAATCAGCAGAAATTGAAAATAGAAGCTTCTCAACTCCGCTAGAATGGTTTGAAAAGCCCCATGACTGGGCAGAAAAAAATCAATTATACGTGCAGCAGGCACTAGAATTAAGTGTACGTGCAATTGAGCAGTGTTTGGAAAGGGCAGGTGTTACAGCAGAGGCGATTGATCATGTGATTATGGTCAGCTCCACTGGGATCGCTACTCCGAGCTTAGATGCTCTTCTATTCAATCGCTTACCGTTTCGCTCCAATTTGAAAAGAACCCCTGTATGGGGACTGGGATGTGCAGGAGGAGCAGCCGGATTAGCCAGAGGTTTCGCGTTTGCGAAGGCACACCCATCGGAACGTGTACTTGTCTGTTGCGTTGAGCTGTGCGGTTTAACCTTTGTACATGGGGATCGAAGTAAAAGTAATCTAATCGCTACCAGTTTATTTGCTGATGGGGCTGCTGCTGTATTGCTCTATGGAGATAAACAAGCAGTATCTGATCATGTGCCTGCTATCTTGTCAACACATTCAACGATCTGGCGTGATACGGTTGATGTTATGGGATGGGATGTAAGGGAAGAAGGCTTGCGGGTAGTCTTCTCTAAAGACATTCCGACACTCATAAAAGATAAAATGAAGCCAGAGATGGAGAGCTTCCTGAAAAGAGAAGGAAGGGATTATTGTAGCGTTGATCGCATAATCGCTCATCCAGGGGGAAGTAAGATTCTGCAAGCCTACGAGCAGGCTTTGCAAGTACCATCAGATAGATTGCGCCATGCCAAAGAGGTACTACGAGATCATGGGAATATGTCTTCTTGTACCGTCCTCTTTGTACTAGAAAGAGAGCTGAGAGAAGAACATCAGCCAGGGGAAATCGGATTGCTTTTAGCCCTTGGGCCGGGGTTTTCTTGTGAGCAGGTGTTGCTGGAATGGTAG
- the brnQ gene encoding branched-chain amino acid transport system II carrier protein, protein MKQKQLSMKETVTIGLMLFALFFGAGNMIFPPLLGQNAGTSVWIGILGFVLTGVGLPILAVAATATTLGDLKVIAGRVHPLFGIIFPTLIYLAIGPFFGIPRTASVAYEIGLSPLLSESIKGSSLPLLVYSIVYMSITFWLCLNPTKLVDRIGKVLTPTLLLIIAILFVRSIFKPLGDFTAPSEAYMNNAFFKGFLEGYLTMDTLGALVFGIVVISSIQNRGVTDKKSITMATVKAGSIAGIALALVYMSLAYLGAGSSSIVGTSTNGGQILTAVVSYLFGQGGVILLGTAITLACLTTSIGLITACGQFFSNLIPALSYKVSISILSVFSLIVANLGLNQIISFSVPVLAGLYPIAIVLILLSLIHKHIKGFKEVYIYSVVFAGIISLVDCLHAFGFALGKITVWLQILPLYSVGIGWVIPAIIGAIIGFVVGSLKSQDRVNPSTQTD, encoded by the coding sequence ATGAAACAAAAGCAATTATCAATGAAAGAAACAGTGACAATTGGATTAATGCTGTTTGCTCTCTTTTTTGGAGCCGGCAATATGATATTTCCTCCTTTATTAGGACAAAACGCTGGGACAAGCGTATGGATAGGTATTTTAGGATTTGTTTTAACTGGAGTAGGTCTTCCGATCCTAGCAGTTGCTGCCACTGCAACAACATTAGGTGATTTAAAAGTTATTGCAGGTCGAGTACATCCGCTATTCGGCATTATTTTTCCCACACTCATTTATCTAGCTATTGGCCCATTTTTCGGAATTCCACGAACGGCTAGCGTTGCCTATGAGATTGGTCTTAGTCCTTTGTTGTCAGAATCTATTAAAGGAAGCAGTCTACCTTTGCTTGTCTATTCGATTGTCTATATGTCGATTACGTTCTGGTTATGTCTAAATCCTACAAAGTTGGTCGATCGCATCGGAAAAGTTTTAACACCCACATTATTGCTAATTATCGCAATATTGTTTGTTCGGAGCATTTTTAAGCCATTAGGGGACTTTACAGCACCTTCAGAAGCCTATATGAACAATGCATTTTTTAAAGGATTCCTCGAAGGATATCTAACTATGGATACGTTGGGTGCTTTAGTTTTCGGAATTGTCGTGATTTCTTCTATACAAAATCGAGGAGTTACAGATAAAAAGAGCATTACCATGGCTACAGTGAAAGCAGGTTCCATTGCTGGAATTGCTCTAGCCCTTGTATATATGTCTTTAGCTTATCTAGGAGCTGGCAGCTCTTCTATAGTAGGCACCTCAACAAATGGTGGCCAAATTTTAACTGCGGTTGTATCCTATTTGTTTGGTCAAGGAGGCGTTATATTACTCGGTACCGCTATTACCTTAGCATGCTTAACAACTTCAATTGGACTTATTACAGCGTGCGGTCAATTTTTCTCCAACCTTATTCCTGCCCTAAGCTATAAGGTTTCGATCAGCATTTTGTCTGTATTTAGCTTAATTGTTGCTAACTTGGGTTTGAATCAAATCATTTCCTTCTCTGTACCTGTATTGGCTGGACTATATCCAATTGCAATCGTACTGATCCTTTTATCTTTGATTCACAAACATATAAAAGGCTTTAAAGAAGTATATATATATAGTGTCGTGTTCGCTGGAATCATTAGTCTAGTGGATTGTTTGCATGCCTTTGGCTTTGCTTTAGGCAAGATTACCGTATGGCTACAAATTCTTCCGTTATATTCAGTTGGTATCGGCTGGGTTATTCCCGCCATCATTGGTGCGATTATTGGTTTTGTCGTAGGTTCATTGAAATCTCAAGATCGTGTGAATCCCTCTACTCAAACCGATTAA
- a CDS encoding AAA family ATPase yields the protein MNRREEQTVLDKIKEWQKTNGNLHVTEVEAIVALQYIEEKREQLLHILTQDSDEQIEQKQMVGVEQAELDQAEATVLTILAQIRWRKTQQISLVEEWLKKARKLDPDSKQAASLQADMYLHSLLQSSKETAQFPAMRETDNAATRKKVTAQFVSQIQERLDDLVNWEDILQAGTQAAQLSANTLLQQKYKSLREGTLELEEALILLHKEAQKYADSVQGLFYSSELLARLQQANKNLQEIEQSIREQLTPTQAEADLQDELPAMEQIDQLVGLADMKKRVKQLAQFLQYQRIRTEKGWELADPIELHAVLMGNPGTGKTTLARLLATLYHELGLLERAEVIEVDRSQLVGAYVGQSEQRTMEVIKKAVGGVLFIDEAYSLKRAESSDSDYGQVVIDTLVSAMTSGEYSGRFVVILAGYPEEMRNFLRANPGLRSRFPESNHFTLPDFTTDELLQVAEQVAERNDFILRPDTKISIQQRLERERVDETFGNARTAKNIILDAIFAKGSHVGDTEAMKIPDFTILTPADVEAHLSGKEVQINTLSAKQRLEQMIGLAEMKAELTKVAAFVSIQRSRQKNGLPAVPVELHAVFTGNPGTGKTTVAQLYAQILQEVGYLKRGHLVTVGRADLVANYVGQTASKTKRKMKEALGGVLFIDEAYALMSTSENDYGHEAINTLVEEISKHGENLVVVLAGYPYDMQKFIDSNPGLSSRFKKYFRFPDYTASELLSIITQFIQDNSYEVTDDTQECLAEQLGTWSEQGRIKGNGRFAKNLVQEAMQEQALRLAAAEKSDWTKEDLRLLTWEDFSKAIERIMPAK from the coding sequence ATGAATAGAAGAGAAGAGCAAACAGTACTAGATAAAATCAAAGAATGGCAAAAAACAAATGGAAATTTGCATGTAACAGAAGTAGAGGCTATTGTGGCCTTGCAATATATAGAAGAAAAACGCGAGCAACTCCTACATATTCTTACCCAGGATTCTGACGAACAGATAGAGCAAAAACAGATGGTCGGAGTAGAACAGGCTGAGCTTGATCAAGCTGAAGCAACAGTCCTTACTATCCTTGCACAGATACGTTGGAGGAAGACCCAGCAAATTTCGCTGGTGGAGGAATGGTTAAAAAAAGCGAGAAAATTGGACCCAGATAGTAAGCAAGCCGCTTCTTTGCAAGCAGACATGTATCTGCATTCTTTATTGCAATCCTCAAAAGAAACAGCTCAATTTCCTGCTATGCGTGAAACTGACAATGCAGCTACGCGCAAGAAAGTAACAGCTCAATTCGTTTCACAGATTCAAGAGCGTCTTGACGATTTGGTTAATTGGGAGGATATCTTACAAGCAGGAACACAAGCCGCTCAGCTTTCGGCGAATACCCTCCTTCAGCAAAAATATAAGTCTCTGCGTGAGGGTACCTTAGAGCTAGAGGAAGCATTAATCCTGTTACATAAGGAGGCACAGAAGTATGCCGACTCGGTACAAGGATTATTTTACTCTTCCGAATTGTTGGCTCGACTTCAGCAAGCTAATAAAAATTTGCAGGAGATTGAGCAATCTATTCGCGAACAACTAACTCCTACACAAGCAGAAGCAGACTTACAGGATGAACTTCCGGCAATGGAACAAATTGATCAATTAGTTGGTTTAGCCGACATGAAAAAAAGGGTAAAGCAACTTGCACAATTTTTACAGTACCAGCGTATTCGTACGGAAAAGGGCTGGGAGTTGGCCGATCCGATAGAATTGCACGCTGTATTAATGGGGAATCCCGGTACGGGGAAAACGACATTAGCTCGCCTGTTAGCCACTCTATATCATGAATTAGGCTTATTAGAACGAGCAGAAGTGATAGAAGTCGATCGTTCTCAGCTAGTGGGAGCGTATGTAGGTCAATCAGAGCAAAGAACGATGGAAGTGATTAAGAAAGCGGTGGGCGGTGTTTTGTTTATTGATGAAGCCTACAGCTTGAAACGGGCGGAGTCCAGCGATAGTGATTATGGACAGGTTGTGATTGATACCCTTGTTTCTGCAATGACAAGCGGTGAATATAGCGGCAGGTTCGTAGTAATATTAGCAGGCTATCCTGAAGAGATGCGAAACTTCCTGCGGGCAAACCCTGGTTTACGCAGTCGTTTCCCGGAAAGCAATCACTTTACACTGCCTGACTTTACGACAGATGAGTTATTACAAGTAGCTGAGCAAGTGGCGGAGCGTAATGATTTCATTCTTCGTCCTGATACAAAGATCTCGATTCAGCAGCGCTTAGAGCGAGAGAGGGTTGATGAAACCTTTGGGAATGCTCGAACAGCCAAAAATATTATTTTAGATGCTATCTTTGCTAAAGGAAGCCATGTAGGCGATACAGAAGCAATGAAGATACCAGATTTCACAATCCTTACACCAGCAGATGTAGAAGCCCATTTATCTGGTAAAGAGGTACAAATCAACACTCTTTCGGCAAAGCAACGCTTGGAGCAAATGATAGGGCTTGCAGAAATGAAAGCTGAATTAACCAAGGTCGCTGCGTTTGTGTCTATTCAGCGTTCGCGTCAAAAAAATGGGTTGCCGGCTGTTCCTGTTGAATTGCATGCAGTGTTTACGGGTAACCCGGGAACAGGAAAAACGACGGTAGCTCAATTATATGCACAAATATTACAAGAAGTAGGCTATCTCAAGCGAGGGCATCTCGTAACAGTTGGTCGCGCTGATCTTGTGGCAAACTACGTAGGGCAGACAGCAAGTAAGACGAAGCGAAAAATGAAAGAGGCCTTAGGCGGTGTCTTATTTATTGATGAAGCCTATGCGTTGATGTCTACTAGTGAAAATGACTATGGACACGAGGCAATCAATACGTTGGTCGAAGAGATAAGTAAGCACGGAGAAAATTTAGTAGTTGTCCTAGCAGGTTATCCCTACGATATGCAAAAGTTTATTGATAGCAATCCAGGTCTTTCCTCACGTTTTAAAAAATATTTCCGATTCCCGGATTATACAGCCTCCGAGCTTTTATCCATTATTACACAATTTATTCAGGACAATAGCTATGAGGTAACGGATGATACACAAGAGTGTTTAGCAGAGCAGCTAGGGACGTGGAGTGAACAGGGAAGAATTAAAGGAAACGGGCGATTTGCTAAAAATTTGGTTCAAGAAGCAATGCAGGAGCAGGCCCTACGGTTAGCAGCAGCAGAGAAATCAGATTGGACGAAAGAGGATTTAAGATTACTTACATGGGAAGATTTTAGTAAAGCTATTGAGCGTATCATGCCGGCAAAATAA
- the parC gene encoding DNA topoisomerase IV subunit A — MFSNRLIEQSFAEIMGKRFGDYANLVILSRAIPDARDGLKPVQRRILYSMYEENNTFDKPYRKSAKTVGSVMGTYHPHGDASIYETMVRMAQWWKMRHVLIQGQGNFGSLDADPPAAMRYTEARLSALANELLRDIEKDTVPFIPNYDNSTVQPAVLPARFPNLLVNGASGIAVGFATDIPTHNLGEVIDATIAMMRKPSITTDELMEFVKGPDFSNRGIVQGVSGIKKAFETGRGQFIIRGRADIEEAKGNKHKRIVISEIPYDVVKSKLVAQIDELVMERKIEGALAVRDETGRKEAELKKVRVVIDLKKEADAQAILHYLYKNTDLQIFYNYNMNAIHEGTIKQMGLKHLLDAYISHQKEMVTRRSQFDLDRKENRKHIVEGLIHAKSILRQIVDTIMDSEDRADAKGNIIAKFGFTELQADAILSIQLASLTRIDIVKLEKELQVLAKEIEELKAILGSEKKLISVLVAELSEIKKKYSEPRMTEIQGEIEEIKLDLSMQIQVEDCIVTLTHQGYVKRVSPRSFKSMGGSIETCGVKEGDKVRTFCETNTSHTALFFTQDGKYFAMLVNDIPDAKWKDIGTALVNVLSLEKGQRIVAVHIVDSFDKPLYVCHSTKSGLLKKTALKEYETNRSGAVVAIKLKNSEDEVNHVHLIDDEGAFVGVTQDGMVIRFLQTEVSPTGRASSGVKAINLAKEDLLIDLLATDIEDNRVLRALTTEGVVKRTSIAHIPLQGRAGKGLLLIRKRKTNPHQIKAILLEEPHSPKWIVVTKRGELITVEADQVPITEQGGIGRLIVDEAFNQILLEATIPSHDDKESETDL, encoded by the coding sequence ATGTTTTCTAATCGTTTAATTGAACAAAGCTTTGCAGAGATCATGGGAAAACGTTTTGGGGATTATGCTAATCTAGTTATCCTCTCACGTGCTATTCCGGATGCTCGCGATGGCTTAAAGCCGGTACAACGCCGGATTTTATATTCGATGTACGAAGAGAATAACACCTTTGATAAGCCTTATCGGAAATCAGCAAAAACAGTTGGTTCCGTAATGGGAACGTACCATCCGCATGGGGATGCCTCCATTTATGAGACAATGGTACGGATGGCACAATGGTGGAAGATGCGCCATGTGTTAATTCAGGGTCAAGGTAACTTCGGTAGCCTTGATGCCGATCCTCCAGCTGCTATGCGATATACGGAGGCTCGCTTATCTGCACTGGCTAATGAGTTATTGCGAGATATTGAAAAGGATACTGTACCTTTTATCCCGAACTATGATAATTCCACAGTGCAGCCTGCTGTTTTACCAGCACGGTTCCCGAATTTGCTGGTAAATGGAGCGTCTGGTATCGCTGTAGGCTTTGCTACCGACATTCCTACACATAATCTTGGAGAAGTCATTGACGCTACAATTGCCATGATGCGTAAACCGTCCATTACGACTGATGAGCTCATGGAGTTTGTGAAGGGTCCAGATTTCTCTAACAGAGGGATTGTTCAAGGGGTATCTGGCATTAAAAAGGCATTCGAAACAGGTAGAGGCCAGTTTATTATTCGTGGACGAGCTGATATCGAAGAGGCAAAAGGGAACAAGCATAAGCGCATTGTGATTAGTGAAATCCCATATGATGTGGTGAAATCAAAGCTAGTCGCTCAAATCGATGAGCTGGTTATGGAGCGTAAGATTGAAGGTGCATTAGCTGTTCGAGACGAGACCGGGCGTAAGGAAGCCGAGCTCAAAAAAGTCCGTGTTGTTATCGATCTGAAAAAAGAAGCTGACGCCCAAGCGATCCTCCATTATTTATATAAAAATACGGATTTACAGATTTTCTACAACTACAATATGAATGCCATCCATGAGGGCACCATCAAGCAGATGGGACTCAAGCACTTACTGGATGCCTACATTTCACATCAAAAAGAGATGGTGACTCGTCGCTCTCAATTTGATCTGGACCGTAAAGAAAATCGAAAGCATATTGTTGAGGGCTTGATTCATGCTAAGTCCATTCTTAGACAGATCGTGGATACGATTATGGATTCTGAGGACCGTGCGGATGCCAAAGGGAATATTATTGCTAAGTTTGGTTTTACTGAGCTGCAAGCAGACGCTATTTTAAGTATTCAGCTTGCTTCTTTAACACGAATTGATATTGTGAAGCTTGAGAAGGAGCTACAGGTGCTTGCCAAGGAAATAGAGGAGCTTAAGGCTATTCTAGGTAGTGAGAAAAAGCTAATTTCAGTTCTGGTTGCTGAGCTAAGTGAAATCAAGAAAAAATATAGTGAGCCGCGTATGACTGAAATTCAGGGTGAAATTGAGGAAATTAAACTCGATTTATCCATGCAAATTCAGGTAGAGGACTGTATTGTGACGTTAACTCATCAAGGCTATGTGAAGCGAGTTAGCCCACGTTCCTTTAAATCAATGGGTGGTTCGATTGAAACCTGCGGGGTAAAGGAAGGGGATAAGGTAAGGACCTTCTGTGAAACCAATACATCCCATACAGCACTATTCTTTACACAGGATGGCAAATATTTTGCTATGCTGGTAAATGATATTCCGGACGCGAAATGGAAGGATATCGGGACAGCACTTGTAAATGTGCTTTCTCTTGAAAAGGGCCAAAGAATCGTTGCTGTACATATTGTCGATAGCTTTGACAAGCCATTATATGTCTGCCATTCAACCAAGAGCGGCTTACTTAAAAAGACAGCGCTAAAAGAGTATGAAACCAATCGATCAGGTGCGGTCGTTGCTATTAAATTAAAGAACAGTGAAGATGAAGTGAATCATGTTCATTTGATTGATGACGAGGGAGCATTTGTTGGTGTCACGCAGGATGGAATGGTAATCCGCTTTTTGCAAACGGAGGTATCGCCGACAGGCCGAGCTTCCAGTGGTGTCAAAGCAATTAATTTGGCAAAAGAAGACCTATTAATTGACCTGCTGGCTACGGATATAGAAGATAATCGAGTATTGCGAGCGTTAACTACAGAAGGAGTAGTGAAACGTACTTCCATTGCTCATATTCCTCTACAGGGTCGAGCTGGGAAAGGCTTACTTCTGATCCGTAAAAGAAAAACGAATCCGCATCAGATCAAAGCGATTTTGCTGGAGGAGCCTCATTCTCCTAAGTGGATTGTGGTGACAAAGCGTGGAGAGTTGATAACGGTAGAAGCCGATCAAGTGCCAATAACGGAGCAAGGTGGAATTGGACGACTAATAGTTGATGAGGCTTTTAACCAGATTTTGTTAGAAGCCACGATTCCATCCCATGATGATAAAGAATCGGAAACCGATTTATAA